A window of Komagataella phaffii GS115 chromosome 1, complete sequence contains these coding sequences:
- a CDS encoding Plasma membrane ATP binding cassette (ABC) transporter yields MSNRSLEHEIENISVNGSDSELAPYEGYDDHAEEQVRELARKLTNQSAANATESSQDLIRTLTSFSQVPGVQSFEGDIDPRLDPSSPQFNGSFWIKNFRKTMDTNPDYYKHSSLGIGYRNLRATGAASDADFQATVSNLPLKYMQSIRSLLRNNTSEEGRFDILKTMDGLMLPGTVTVVLGRPGAGCSTLLKTIAAHTYGFEVAPESEISYDGLSPKQIISNYRGEVVYSAETDVHFPQLTVGDTLKFAARMRTPQNRPEGISREAYANHLADVYMATYGLSHTRGTRVGNDLVRGVSGGERKRVSIAEVSLCGAQLQCWDNATRGLDAATALEFIKALKTQTSILDTTALIAIYQCSQDAYDLFDNVVLLYEGYQIFFGTADSAKNFFVEMGYDCPARQTTADFLTSLTNPAERIVRKGFEGKVPKTPEEFSQYWRASPEYAELARRVDAYIQENKDGHGAQAFHDAHVAKQASSSRPSSPFTLSFWMQIRYVMGRNFLRTKADPSITLFSVIANSIMGLILSSLFYNLPATTGSFYTRTAALFFAVLFNAFSSMLEIMALFESRPIVEKHKKYALYHPSADALASIITELPPKILTSIAFNLIYYFMVNFRREPGRFFFYFLISNFATLFMSHIFRTLGAATKTLSEAMTPAALMLLAMVIYTGFVIPTPNMLGWSRWINYINPIGYVFESLMCNEFHGRDFECSQFVPDGPGFENYGLENKVCSTVGGLPGDSFVSGSRYLVESFNYDNGWKWKNFGIIVGFTVFFLIVYMSLCELQKGAMQKGEIVLFQASTLRKIKKQNKNRVSDVESSDSNEKIITEQDASDEGEGVAALQAGKDIFHWRDVCYDIKQINRRILDHVDGWVKPGTLTALMGASGAGKTTLLDVLANRVTMGVVTGNMFVNGRLRDSSFQRSTGYVQQQDLHLETSTVREALRFSAYLRQPKSVSKAEKDAYVENVIKILEMSKYSDAVVGVAGEGLNVEQRKRLTIGVELAAKPQLLLFLDEPTSGLDSQTAWSICKLMRKLADNGQAVLCTIHQPSAILLQEFDRLLFLQKGGQTVYFGNLGKNCTSLIQYFESHGSPKCPPEANPAEWMLSVIGAAPGSVADKDYHQVWLESAERAAVREELAIMERELVKIPKDDSPEARMEFAAPLLSQYFIVLARVFQQYWRTPSYLWSKILLTIISALFNGFSFFKASNSLQGLQNQMFSIFMFTIILLTMIQQMLPHYTAQRDLYEARERPSKTFSWLAFILAQITVEVPWQLGVGTIGFFCWYYTVGFQNNATSADIHERGALMWLYVTAFYIYTSTLGQACVAGMQVYDNAANLSTLLYTMSLNFCGVLKIPTGFWIFMYRVSPFTYWVQGVLAVGLANSDLECSNVELLLIQPPNEMTCSEYLDPYIELTTAGYIVDEDQNATSDCRFCPASSTNTFLSSVQSKYSERWRNWGIFICYIAINMFFTVFFYWLCRVPKSNNRVKNEEASEAELEQITIERQQTRESKHSKNSLSRRATSTRA; encoded by the coding sequence ATGAGCAATCGAAGTCTTGAACACGAGATAGAGAACATTTCGGTGAATGGGTCTGATTCCGAATTGGCGCCATATGAAGGTTACGATGACCATGCTGAGGAACAAGTCAGGGAGCTCGCTCGTAAATTAACTAACCAATCAGCTGCAAATGCTACGGAATCAAGTCAAGATCTAATTAGAACATTAACTTCTTTTTCGCAAGTTCCTGGAGTacaatcttttgaaggtGATATTGATCCTAGACTGGACCCCAGCTCTCCACAGTTCAACGgttctttttggatcaaGAACTTTAGAAAAACGATGGATACCAATCCAGATTATTACAAGCACTCCTCGTTAGGTATCGGATACAGGAATTTGAGAGCAACAGGTGCTGCATCTGATGCTGATTTTCAGGCAACAGTTTCTAATTTGCCCTTGAAATATATGCAAAGTATCCGGTCTCTCCTAAGAAATAATACCAGTGAGGAAGGCCgttttgatattttgaagacgATGGATGGCTTAATGCTGCCGGGCACAGTGACAGTTGTCTTAGGTAGACCTGGTGCAGGTTGTTCAACTTTGCTGAAGACGATCGCAGCTCATACCTATGGTTTTGAGGTTGCTCCAGAGTCTGAGATATCATATGATGGTCTCAGTCCCAAACAAATTATCAGCAACTACAGAGGAGAGGTCGTCTACTCTGCTGAAACCGATGTACATTTCCCTCAGTTAACTGTTGGTGATACCTTGAAATTTGCTGCTCGTATGAGAACTCCGCAGAATCGTCCTGAAGGAATTAGTAGGGAAGCCTATGCCAATCATTTAGCGGACGTTTATATGGCTACTTACGGTCTCAGTCACACAAGAGGTACGAGGGTCGGTAATGATCTTGTGAGAGGTGTATCTGGCGGTGAAAGAAAGCGTGTCTCCATTGCAGAGGTTTCTCTTTGCGGAGCTCAATTGCAATGTTGGGACAATGCCACTAGAGGGTTAGATGCTGCAACTGCCTTGGAGTTTATCAAGGCATTGAAGACTCAAACTTCCATTTTGGATACTACCGCATTGATTGCTATTTATCAATGTTCACAGGATGCCTATGACTTGTTTGATAATGTCGTTTTATTGTATGAAGGTTACCagattttctttggtaCTGCGGACTCTGCTAAGAATTTCTTCGTTGAAATGGGCTACGATTGTCCAGCCAGACAAACGACGGCAGATTTCTTGACATCTCTTACCAATCCTGCTGAAAGAATTGTACGCAAAGGTTTTGAAGGTAAAGTTCCAAAGACTCCTGAAGAGTTTTCTCAATATTGGAGAGCTTCCCCGGAGTATGCTGAGCTGGCAAGACGTGTTGACGCCTACATTCAAGAGAACAAAGATGGCCATGGTGCACAGGCGTTCCATGATGCCCATGTTGCCAAACAGGCAAGCTCATCCCGCCCAAGCTCGCCTTTCACTCTATCATTCTGGATGCAGATAAGATATGTGATGGGTAGAAACTTTCTTAGAACTAAAGCGGATCCTTCTATTACCTTATTCTCTGTCATTGCCAACTCAATTATGGGTTTAATTTTATCGTCATTGTTCTACAACCTACCAGCTACCACAGGTTCTTTTTATACCCGTACTGCGGCATTATTTTTCGCAGTGCTCTTTAATGCCTTTTCTTCCATGTTGGAAATTATGGCATTGTTCGAGTCCCGTCCAATTGTGGAGAAGCATAAGAAATATGCCCTTTACCATCCTTCTGCTGATGCTTTGGCGTCTATCATTACTGAACTCCCGCCCAAGATTTTGACATCCATTGCCTTCAACTTAATCTATTATTTTATGGTGAACTTTAGAAGAGAGCCAGGCCGATTCTTTTTTTACTTTCTGATATCGAATTTTGCAACACTTTTCATGTCTCACATCTTTCGAACCTTAGGTGCTGCCACCAAGACATTGTCCGAGGCCATGACCCCCGCTGCCCTTATGCTACTGGCTATGGTTATTTACACTGGTTTTGTTATTCCAACCCCGAACATGCTTGGTTGGTCCCGTTGGATTAACTATATAAATCCAATTGGTTATGTTTTCGAATCACTAATGTGTAATGAGTTCCATGGAAGAGACTTTGAATGCTCACAATTTGTACCTGATGGTCCAGGCTTTGAAAATTATGGTCTGGAGAACAAAGTTTGCTCTACTGTCGGAGGCCTACCAGGTGACTCATTTGTTTCCGGATCTCGTTATCTGGTCGAATCTTTCAATTACGATAACGGCtggaaatggaaaaattttggaattATCGTTGGTTTCACCGtgtttttcttgattgTTTACATGAGTTTATGCGAGTTACAGAAAGGTGCTATGCAGAAGGGTGAGATTGTCTTATTTCAGGCTTCAACGCTAaggaaaatcaaaaagCAGAACAAAAATAGAGTATCTGACGTTGAATCAAGTGATTCAAACGAAAAAATAATTACGGAGCAGGATGCATCTGATGAGGGCGAAGGTGTCGCTGCACTGCAGGCTGGGAAGGATATATTTCATTGGCGTGATGTCTGTTATGACATCAAACAAATTAATAGAAGAATCTTAGATCACGTTGATGGGTGGGTTAAACCTGGTACACTGACTGCACTTATGGGTGCATCTGGTGCTGGTAAGACCACTCTGCTCGATGTTTTGGCAAACCGTGTTACGATGGGTGTTGTTACTGGTAATATGTTTGTCAATGGTCGTTTGAGAGATTCttcatttcaaagatcGACTGGATATGTTCAACAACAGGATTTACATCTAGAAACTTCAACTGTCAGGGAAGCTTTAAGATTCTCCGCATACTTGCGGCAGCCAAAATCTGTATCAAAAGCTGAGAAAGACGCCTATGTCGAGAATGTCATTAAGATTTTAGAAATGTCTAAGTATTCCGatgctgttgttggtgtTGCTGGTGAAGGACTGAATGTGGAGcagagaaaaagattgacCATCGGTGTTGAACTAGCAGCTAAACCTCAATTGTTACTGTTTTTAGATGAGCCCACTTCAGGTCTAGACTCTCAAACTGCTTGGTCTATTTGTAAATTGATGAGAAAACTTGCCGATAATGGCCAAGCTGTTCTTTGTACTATCCACCAACCTTCGGCCATCTTActtcaagaatttgataGATTATTGTTTTTGCAAAAAGGTGGTCAAACTGTCTATTTTGGAAACTTAGGTAAGAATTGCACCTCACTTATAcaatactttgaaagtcATGGTTCTCCCAAATGTCCACCTGAGGCTAACCCAGCAGAGTGGATGTTAAGTGTTATCGGAGCTGCGCCTGGATCTGTTGCTGATAAGGATTATCATCAAGTTTGGTTAGAATCTGCTGAGAGAGCCGCTGTTCGTGAAGAGCTAGCTATTATGGAAAGAGAGTTAGTAAAAATTCCTAAGGACGACTCACCTGAGGCCAGAATGGAGTTCGCTGCCCCACTCTTAAGCCAGTATTTCATTGTTCTGGCGAGGGTTTTTCAGCAGTATTGGAGAACTCCATCTTATCTTTGGTCGAAGATTCTTCTGACAATTATTTCAGCTCTTTTTAACGGGTTctcattcttcaaagccAGTAACTCTCTTCAAGGTCTGCAGAATCAAATGTTTTCGATATTCATGTTTACGATTATATTATTGACTATGATTCAACAAATGTTACCCCATTACACAGCTCAGAGAGATCTATATGAAGCTAGAGAAAGACCTTCCAAAACATTCTCTTGGCTGGCTTTCATCTTGGCACAAATTACTGTTGAGGTTCCATGGCAATTGGGTGTCGGAACTATTGGTTTCTTTTGTTGGTATTATACTGTTGGTTTCCAGAATAATGCCACATCTGCAGACATTCATGAAAGAGGTGCGTTAATGTGGTTGTATGTTACGGCTTTCTATATTTACACGTCTACTCTTGGTCAAGCCTGTGTTGCGGGTATGCAAGTATATGATAATGCTGcaaatttgtcaacttTGTTATATACCAtgtctttgaacttttgtGGTGTTTTGAAAATTCCTACTGGATTTTGGATTTTTATGTACCGAGTTTCACCCTTCACTTATTGGGTTCAAGGTGTGCTTGCTGTTGGTTTAGCTAATTCGGATTTGGAATGCTCCAATGTTGAGTTACTGCTGATACAGCCACCCAATGAAATGACTTGTTCTGAATATCTCGACCCTTATATCGAGTTGACCACAGCTGGTTACATCGTGgatgaagatcaaaatgCTACTTCTGATTGCCGTTTCTGCCCTGCATCTTCTACAAACACTTTTCTCTCCTCAGTCCAATCGAAGTATTCAGAAAGATGGAGAAACTGGGGTATTTTCATATGTTATATTGCTATCAATATGTTCTTCACtgttttcttctattgGCTTTGCAGAGTGCCAAAGTCCAATAATAGAGtcaagaatgaagaagCATCTGAAGCTGAGTTGGAGCAAATTACTATTGAAAGACAACAAACGCGCGAATCCAAGCATTCCAAGAACTCTCTTTCTCGTAGAGCTACGTCTACCAGAGCTTAG